The genomic stretch ACACATTTCTTACGGAGACCCTACAAACGGCACTCAGGAGAACTCCGCCGCCACCAGCTCCGCGATCTGCGCGGTGTTCAGCGCCGCCCCCTTGCGGAGGTTGTCCCCGCACACGAAGAGTTCCAGCGCGGTCGGGTCGTCCAGGGCCCGCCGCAGCCGGCCCACCCAGGTCGGGTCGGTGCCCACGACGTCCGCGGGGGTGGGGAACTCACCGGCGGCCGGGTCGTCGCACAGCACCACTCCGGGCGCGGTCGCGAGGATCTCCCGGGCCCGGTCGACCGTCACCTCGCCCTGGAAGCGGGCATGGACGGTGAGGGAGTGGGTGGTGATCACGGGGACGCGTACGCAGGTCACGGCGACCGGAAGCTGCGGCAGCCCGAGGACCTTGCGGGCCTCGTCGCGGACCTTCATCTCCTCCGAGGACCAGCCGTCCTCACGCAGCGACCCGGCCCACGGTACTACGTTCAGCGCGACCGGCTCCGGGAACGGCCCGGTGTCCTCGCCGACGGCCCGCCGTACGTCGCCGGGCTTGGTCCCCAGCTCGGTCCCTGCCACCAGGGACAGCTGGGCCCGCAGCGCGTCCACGCCGGCCCGCCCGGCCCCGCTCACCGCCTGGTACGACGACACCACCAGCTCGCGCAGCCCGAACTCGGCGTGCAGCGCGCCCAGGGCGACGATCATCGTCAGGGTCGTGCAGTTGGGGTTGGCGATGATCCCGCGCGGGCGGGTCCGCACGGCGTGCGGGTTGACCTCGGGCACCACGAGCGGCACCTCGGGGTGCAGCCGGAAGGCGGCGGAGTTGTCGACGACGACCACTCCGCGCGCGGCGGCGATCGGCGCCCACTGCTCGGCGACCTCGTCCGGGACGTCGAACATCGCGATGTCGACCCCGTCGAAGGCCTCTTCGCTCAGGGCCACCACCTCGACCTCCTCCCCGCGCACGGCCAGCTTGCGGCCGGCCGAGCGCGGGGAGGCGATCAGGCGGATCTCGCCCCAGATGTCCGCGTGCTGGGACAGGATCTGGAGCATGACCGCGCCGACGGCTCCGGTCGCTCCCACGACCGCGAGCGTCGGCCTGCCGGTCATCGTCGTACGCCTCCG from Streptomyces roseochromogenus subsp. oscitans DS 12.976 encodes the following:
- a CDS encoding aspartate-semialdehyde dehydrogenase yields the protein MTGRPTLAVVGATGAVGAVMLQILSQHADIWGEIRLIASPRSAGRKLAVRGEEVEVVALSEEAFDGVDIAMFDVPDEVAEQWAPIAAARGVVVVDNSAAFRLHPEVPLVVPEVNPHAVRTRPRGIIANPNCTTLTMIVALGALHAEFGLRELVVSSYQAVSGAGRAGVDALRAQLSLVAGTELGTKPGDVRRAVGEDTGPFPEPVALNVVPWAGSLREDGWSSEEMKVRDEARKVLGLPQLPVAVTCVRVPVITTHSLTVHARFQGEVTVDRAREILATAPGVVLCDDPAAGEFPTPADVVGTDPTWVGRLRRALDDPTALELFVCGDNLRKGAALNTAQIAELVAAEFS